One Oreochromis niloticus isolate F11D_XX unplaced genomic scaffold, O_niloticus_UMD_NMBU tig00001914_pilon, whole genome shotgun sequence genomic window, TTAACTAAGctctgctctctttctctttccagACAAACATGTTGGTTTAAGCAGGCGAGTCCAGAGCTCTCTGATGTCATGTGAGCCGCTAAAACCACTGCAGAACCTCCTGAAACTCTACATCACAGTCCCCGCTCTTTGCTGCCACTTTTTCATCAAACGTGAGGGAGGGGCTCCATCCATCGTGGATCAGGAGGCAAATGAGCTTTTCCAGTGACaggagcacacaaacacacagctgtgaGTCTGCCTGCACACGCAAACATTTATCTGTGAAACAGCTGCGAGTCACTGATCCTGCAGAGTGATAACTGTACTGATCAAAGCCTCCGCAAACACAAACGTCACATAGAGGAAGTCATGTAACGGTTTCTACAGCACGCCATACTAATAACAAGCCCAACGTGCACGTTTGGCAAACTGATCTGTTCCACGACTACAAGCGACCTCGTGAACGAGCGCTTTAAGAGAACGTCTCACCGTGCGACGTCTGGTTCAGGCAGAGGGAGGCCCAGCAGCTGGTTCAGGTGCATGCTGTCCTTCATGCACACCTGCCACTGGCTGAAGGCGTGAGCCACGCCCACATCAGGCTTCTGATGACAGCGAGCCTGCACAgctgcaaaacacacaaacacacacacacacatttttaaaccAACAAGATTTCTGCAGcgccaaaagaagaaaaaccttCAGCGAAACATAATAAGAAAAACTAAGATCAGAAgaattaaagttttaaaaactgattttatCTTCTGAAACGTAGATTTGAACCTTTCTTTGTCGTGTAATGTAAAACAGACTAACATGTTTATATTTCTGGACTGAACTGAGCCTGGAGATTATTTCACAGGTAATAATATCCATGatccacatagcaaaattggtatggcccgatctggcccacacaatgtgcttacacatggcccacgtaccgcaaagaatgacggccctttggtgacccagatctggtttgccagaggtggcccacacatgggccagcacaaggccagtttcagacacactggtggtcctgtgctggcccagaacagtttcagctctggccccagatgtcagcctaatgtgtaccttaatcaagccatgaaataacaacatgtgctggaacataatagtaacatgacgaaactctgttcagactgattcttatatagtgcttttcttctctcccagattactcaaagtgctctacacAACATGTCACaatcacccaatcacacactttctcttaaCTGAGTGcttctaactacattcatacacattcacactcttgacatgcagactggaggagccagggatcgaccTTCCGaccagtaggtgacctgctctacctcctgagctacagccaccagtggtaaacatgagtaaaccctcactaggttttggataaagtgtacactcacaaacctgtcaaacctgcatttgaaatgttggctaccatagcagtatagtattgcaacatggcattgggtcttctaactaaaataggaaataggaacataaatagtgccatcattgtcagacctggcccacatctggttgacatacaccctgccatgacaccggtCAGTCAgaaagtgccagcttgatgccagatctgggccagacctgttttctatgagcctgggccacataaaccaaaccagatatagcatgccatcacatagaccGTGCCATCtacgccaggcctggcccatatctggatgacatgcgtcttatcatgccagagtcagccagcagtgccggcttgataccagatctgggccagacctgtctgctatgtggacATGGTCCAAGAGCCCAACACACACGTCTCTGCTCCTAATAATGCAAACCTTTAGTTTAAACAGGTGAGCACTGCCCACCCGGAGAACAGAACAGTttgtgtatcaggctgtaaacatgttgatTTCTGCTGTAGTTTTAACATGGGACTCTATGGGGACTCACtcgctgctgcctctgctggacaccAGAGGAACCGCAGGCTTTGGTAAAGTCTCCTCTGGTTGTGTTTCCTACCTGCGCTGAGTTGCGGTGTGTCTCTGAGGTTCATTCCCAGCAGCAGCGACTTCAGCAGCTTCAGGTCCGGACGAGGCCGAGCTCTGTTCACCAGTAACAGGTCACGGCCACTGGAGGCGCAGCTGAGGCGGCAGCGCATTCAGACGTTCCTCGTTCACCCGAGAGCCTCAAGTAAGACCTGCAGACGTTCAGAGAGCTCCGCCTGGGGCCACGAGACAGCCGGACGAAGAGTTGAAACGACATTGTGGCAGACATTTAAGTTAGCTTGCTGCACTGaggattaaaaacacaaaccgCAGTTAATTTTCACTAAAACTGTCACCTCATGCAACGAGTTCAGCTGGAGCCGCTGAGCCACTCGACTGAAGGTTGGTTTGATTCGGATGAATTTAAGCTGGAggccctctctgtctctctcctccaccttATATGACGTCTCTTTGCCCAGCACCAGCCCGTACATCACCTGGCGGAGAGGTCTGGAGGTCAGGTTAACACTGGGCAGGTCTTTGTGGTCCACGGGGGTGCTGAGGCTcagcctgtgaagcagcagtACATCCAGGGTGTCCCCGGGCAGCCAGGCCTGCATCACACGCAGCTGCATCCAATCTGGGATGCGACCCATGAACTCCTGGAGATCAGGACACGAAGATTTTAGCAGACATTTACCTCGagtaacatttacatttacaaaccCTCTGAGCTGCCTGAGCCTGGACACCCTTCAGAGGAACATCCTTTCTGCTGCTCGTATCTGAAATCTACACACAGTTCGTAGCAATTGGTGAAAGTAGCTCTGTCTGTAAATTGACAGCTCTGGTTATAAAGCATCAAGGTCAGTGCAGATGCTGGGAGAACAAAACCCATTCTGATATTTATGGGGTTTGAGTTTAGGGTATATCATCACTAAAGCTGAAACATACGTAATGATAGTCATGAACTAATCTGAAGGCTCGTTTGCCTGATCCCTACAGAAGCTTGCCTTAGTTTCATCGGTAACACTAGCTTCTTGGACCTGACGATGGTCAGATGGACATTTAGACTTTTTCCAGCCTTGAACTTGTAGCCATGGTCCTGAGTTCTGCTCAAATTTCCAGTCTCATCCACCTGCATCTGGAGACCATTCGGGGAAGAAGCACTGCACCCTTCCAGCAGGTTATACTTAAAGACCGTCTGAGGACCTCTGTCTCTGAGAAGAAGAAATCACCCAAAGTCCTGTTTCTAGACTTTGGTCCAGGAAGAAAAGCCGTCCACAACCTGAACCGCTCCTGAGTTCACGTCTAGGTCCTCTACATATAAACCTAAAAGCAGTACCAGTAATCATTACCTCAACTAGGAACAGAGGAATGACCCCATGGATGAAGAACTCCATCAGCGAGCTGCGAGGCAGTTTGTATTCTTCCATCCCCACAGACAAACTCTGCAGCATCTTCTTCATGTTCTCCTTGTTCTTGCGGCTCTTTCCTCCCATCAGCTCCACTGCTGCCTTCAAAGCGTCCTCCGGCTCCTCAAAGTCCTTCAGCCAGCACAGCAGGCCTTCCAGGCGGCTCTGAGGCTTACTGGCGACTGGGGCAAACTGACTCCAGATAAACTTCTGCAGCTTCACGTAGTCATTCCCAGCCAGGGCAGCGAAGGTGGGCAGGAGCTGGCATTGGATTTCGAAGTAGATGCAGAAGCTGGAGGTATAGTATCTCTTACAAGGGATGTAGCTCTTTGAGCCATTCCCATTTACATCCTGCCACTGGAAGTAAGAGATGGGCAACAACCCCgctgagaggttgaagatgtagAAGTCGCTGTCGTTAGAAAGCACTGGGCACTGCCACTTATCAGCCAGGGCGGCTATCTCCCGGTCGGCCTCGCCAAAGCACTGGGCGACCGGGACCTTCAGCCGGGTCAGCGTTTGTCTGAACACCCACTTGGTCATAATTGGCAGGACGTTTTCCTTCCCCCCGTCCTTTGCTGCTCGATGGGCTCTTTCGATCCGCTGCTCGGCCCTTTGTGTCACAGTTTCGAGCTTCTTGTCGGTGTGGTCCGAGCCTCCGTCCAGCACCACGTAGGGATCGACCTCGCAGGTTCTGAGGGCTGTGATGAACCTCTCAATCAGGCTTTCATAGGCAGCATACTCCCCGCCGTGATTCTGGTCCAGACCTAAAGAATCAGCcaaaagaaacacaacaaagagaCTCCAAAAGTCAGTACATAGCAGTAGCTTTGCACGTGGGGACAAACCATGCTGAACTGACATCACGCagaaactgtctgaaacaaATGCTGTCACCATGCTGTGACAGCAGGAAGCTCGAGAAGATGTCAGGAAGGTCAAAGAATACTGAGACGGGTAGTTTTACACATCCAGGACATGCGTAATGTTCACTATGTCTGGATGATGAAAGTGTCCATGAACTCAAACCAGCAGTTCAGATACTGATCCTGTGACTTTCCCTCAGCACCTTAAATatactaatatatatatgtaatgtGGTTTTTATAGATTCTGGTTGTGaacagtgaagctgcagggACTTAGGcctccagcagggggcgactcctcagGTTGGGAAAATGATCTCTAAGCTCAGTAATCTCTCTTGGGGTCctttcttcgtacctcgctaagtaagttagccggatttgattgttgacgatttcgcgtgatcttggatcgttcggttctccgaagctcatcaggggtccgttcttcgtacctcgcttactacatccaagatcaaatcatcgcgccaactttgagcttgctaatccggttctccgaacacacctgttgttgacgattagtatagctggatgaagtaatgtgagatcactgggtggcttaaaaggggctacgcatcgatagtagaaacattgatcggcaaccctgtgattggtcggcgaagatgtcgaaggagcgcgcgcagtatttcacggcagcagaccaagaactcttgattgagggatatcaggagtttcagagtttaattaaaacgcaggggaacactgcaaaggctgcaaaagcaaggagagagggctggcagaaagttgctgacaaattaaactcgtaagtgatccatgatattacattatatcatgtgatattatattataccacattatattatatcacatcatatcctctttcacattagagccacaacaggacccactagaacatgggaacaagtaaaagtgaaatataagaatattccacagaatggtaatatttatcacttatattgcttttagtctcttgaaaagagaccctggaataatctgtttgtttgtttataacagcaaccaagaaaagggcagagcaaataaagacaggtggtggtcctgcaccccctcgtcacacccctttttgtactgtgacatttattgacattgtgggtttttttgtgtgtagtttgacataacactccatcacttttacctgttcccatgcaaggggtgactgaagcatgcacagtaagttgggagatatatatatatatatctatatatatggagagagagagagagagagagagagagagagagagagagagagagagagagaaaataataccctcacaggagaatcgatatctctctatgagcacaccgtcgcgctgagctaaaggatcctgtctatcccgcaatatatgctaaattctgtaaactctccttatcagtcttgcaccttccttgctcgagtacaaacggacaggacatggctgcgacagatccgtaagcgtaaacctgctcgggagcaggtttactttatgtaaacaggattagatcgcggccactcaggtatgtccgctgcatttatatgaaagcaacagcgatatttctccactgtttttccataaataaatattatcaatgtaactaaagataatgcagtatttgattcttttattgatttcatacagatacatacaggtcatttcctaaaaaaagggaaatgtactattaatcattctattacatgtatttgattatttcagatgtaattcatattttagagtagtaatagtaaaacacttcgtgtaatcaagatgagagaccacggctataaaagcgaaggtggatttgggaagtctgtcgcagccatgtcctgtccgtttgtacgcgagcaaggaaggtgcaagattgataatgtcatgatcctgggtccgtttgacccagcgttttgtgtttttctattttagtgtgatttttgttctgttcttcttctgtttagtgttttctctgttcggcccgtgtgtgtccttgtatgtgtagttcctgttttattgtgacggtctgtgtcttatgtcagtgtgtccTGTTTACGTTCCCCCACCTCGTCAGCTGTTatgtctcccaggtgtgttccctcctgtttcccatccccctgattactggtgtgtatttattgtgtatGTTCTCTTgtcctcgttgctggttcgtctgtgttgtttcccctcgATCTCCCTGCGtcttcgtttctggtttgctttgttagttttcccagtttaggtttaccTGTTAGTGTCACCCGCCATTTCTGTTTCTTTGCTTTACTGTTAATAAATTCTCACCTGCACTTGAGCTGCCGCTGCCTGGTCCTAATTAATTCCCACACGGCTTGCACCCGCAAACCGTGAcagataaggagagtttacagaattcagcgtatattgcgggatagacaggagcctttagctcagcgcgacggtgtgctcatagagagatatcgatttttttgttatttacttaccacacacacacacacactcacacacactctctctctcatatatatatatagatagatagatagatagatagatagatagatagatagatagatagaaaaaaaaaaaaaaaaaagatagatagatagatagatagatagatagatagatagatagatagaaatagatagatagatagatagatagatagatagatagatagatagatagatagatagatagatagatagatagatagatagatagatagatagatagatagatagatagatagatagatagatagatagatagatagatagatagatagatagatagatagatagatagatagatagataaaaaaaaaaaaaaaatagatagatagatagatagatagatagatagatagatagatagatagatagatagatagatagatagatagatagatagatagatagatagatagatagatagatagatagatagatagatagatagatagatagatagatagatagatagatagatagatagatagatagatagatagatagatagatagatagatagatagatagatagatagatagatagatagatcgatctcccaacttactgtgcatgcttcagtcaccccttgcatgggaacaggtaaaagtgatggagtgttatgtaaaagtacacacaaaaaacccacaatgtcaataaatgtcacagtacaaaaagccggggtgtgacgagggggtgcaggaccaccacctgtctttatttgctctgcccttttcttggttgctgttataaacaaacaaacagattatttcagggtctcttttcaagagactaaaagcaatataagtgataaatattactattctgtagaatattcttatatttcacttttacttgttcccatgttctagtgggtcctgttgtggctttaatgtgaaagaggatataatataatataataaattacttacgagtttaatttgtcagcaactttctgccagccctctctccttgcttttgcagcctttgcagtgttcccctgcgttttaattaaactctgaaactcctgatatccctcaatcaagagttcttgctctgctgccgtaaaatactgagctcgctccttcgacatcttcgccgaccaatcacagggttgccgatcaatgtttctactatcgatgcgtagccccttttaagccacccagtgatctcacattacttcatccagctgtactaatcgtcaacaacaggtgtgttcggagaaccggattagcgagctcaaagttggcgcgatgatttgatcttggatgtagtaagcgaggtacgaagaacggacccctgatGAGTTCAGTCTGTGGTTTCAGGTCTGACTGAATAAAACGTGGAGGTCTACAGACTGAAGGTGTTTGAGTTTAGTGCACCATCAGCTGATTCTGGGTCAGTAACTCACTAAACTCTGCACTCTGTGACTTTGTGGTTGGTTAGGAGTCTGCATGCTGAAGCAGGACGCTCACATCATGAAATAATAACTCATCATTAAACATTTTCCCTTCTTTAATGTAAAGAAGGACGTAACATCGCCTGAGCCCAAGTCGAGAGTGTAAAGCAGCTGAAACCCAAACAGATCATGAGTTCAGCGAGGTCGCCAAACATCCAGATCACACACGAGAGCAACATCTGCAGAGCTCAACAACAGCAGTCAGGATTTCATAATTCTGCGTTTTAATGACTCAGACATGTTTGTAATCTGATCTGTTATAACATTCAACACACGCGCGCGGGTATATAAGTAAGTAAggaaagtttatttattaagcgcttttcacagacaagcagtcacaaagattaaaataaacagtacaCTGAATAgaaattatacacaatgtaaaaggtttaaatgtaaattaaaaatgtgaagaatataaaatatgtagatcagcaaaaggcttgtttaaacagaaaagtttttaactgctttttaaaagaatccacattGTCAACCAAACGTAGCTGTGGTGGTAGACTGGCCCACAGCCGTGGTGCCTCAGACTGAAAGGCTCCGCCCCCTTTCGTCTTCAGTCGTGTTCGGGGAGCAACCAACAGACCCTGAGTCTGTGAGCGGAAacgagcagcagtgtatttaataagaagcttggataaataatctggggccgtttagtgctctgtatgttaaaacaagaattttaaaaCGAATTCTTGCTTCTATAACACACGCACGCACCATaacacgcgcgcgcgcacacacacactttttgcCGTTCATACTTCCGTTTGTGCGGTGGTCGTCCGTTTGTATTACCAGCAGTATTAATAGTAATAGTACTAATACTACTTAACAGCAGTATCAGTGATGATAATGACGTCAGTACTGAGGGTGCGCATAAACCTGCAGCCTCCAAACTTTGATCAGACTCCTGCAGTTCAGACCGGAGCTCCTCTCACCTGACTCAAAGTACAGCAGGTAGTTCAGGTTGCATCCATCGATCACCAGCCGGCTCCTGCCGAACCGGACGTCCCGGTAAACCTTCCGGTGGTTGTCTAAGAAGGTGGCCAGACCCTGAACCCCCATCCTGGGTGTGAGTGCGCTGCGGAGTGCGGATTTCTAACTGCGCCTCCTCCGCTCTGTGTTTccttaagtttcattttcctCACATCAGCTGATTACAGCTGACAGCAGCGTGCACGCGCTAGTTGACCCGTTTAATAATCAACACGAGCCCAGAGAggagatcatcatcatcatccttaACACcttcgtcatcatcatcagtgtcaCCTGCTTCCAGCAGCACAGTGAGTTTAGAagcacattttatttctttgtttaaaaacataaaatgaacCGAAACCAGAGCAAAGAGACATCAGATGTGACGTCATGTCAGAGAGGTCCGCGTGCCGTGCTGCAGAGACATGAACCGAACCGGGCCGAGCTGGACTCTCCTGTAACACCACTTTGATCCACAAGATGGAGCCTCGAGTTCAGCGTGAGACATTCAAACAGCCCACAGACTTGCCGCTGCTGTCGCACTCGGTGGATTGTTGTAGAAGAGTTCAAAGTGTGCAGCTTTGAAAATACACGGAATCATTTCAAACAGCCAGAAGATTTCACGTGACTGTGTGAGCTACACTCAAATCTTCTGGTGCAATGCTGCCACCTGGTggtgaaagtctttttccaaaTGAAACCAAGCTGCAGCTGAAAACTCAGCAGCAGTAAAACATGTCGCACTTTTAAACTCCACCGCCGCTGTTTTATATTAACAAAAGTGTCAAACACATAAAGCCCCGGAGAAAGGCGCCGTTCTGGGGGGCTTTTTGTATTTCacacaggggcggatctagaagggtggcatggggtggcaagtgccaccctaaaatgatcccttgccaccccaagtgccaccccagttttgcatatgacagtgttgtttattaaaataagatagcattaacagtttgagcgtagttacagtcaacagtgaatataaatgctaaaactgaatatattgcatagtgtccccccctccaccgttaacaaatggttcagcccatagctgacgggcttttttcttgttttcagtagcaagcgatgtttatgattgtgccagagcacattttgaacaacaccatgggaatttcggattttacacaggtggttggatgttacactctggaaatggaaggaaggtgagtgttattacccctctgtggtccacagacacgctgcacctccaaatcacatgactgatgtaagctgccatagcaacaagctgcagccacgctgagtctctatttcagcccacgttgaaagttcggacttcaaagtttttaaattttaattacatgccagtaaatccagagttatgataatatatataagccacgctttttttctaaatactgtcgtcacgtttgtgtgtgtgtgtgttttaagcgttttctaaggaaagCGCGAAAACAGTCAAGAAAGGGAAAAAGagccacctctttcctgtcGGTGGggaaatgcaccatgtcgaccaatttttaaaaaagtcaacacgtaggatttggttgtttaggaagaggggagagttgttagatgtgggagatttgtgacgtttagtgtggagtgtatacttagtgtgttgtgttgtcttgtgtagctgttctgttgtgtagtcgttttgtcttgtgtgtcagtgagggcactaatgaatgtcactaaggcacactgcagtgtaaacactgtcactaagtagaaaaccagcggagtgatacacctgctgttgtcaggcctgcaggttagtccctgtgctgctctcttctgtcttttggtggacaaacttgttttttactggcacacatcatttgtggggcatcttattgattgtcctgattgttctctcattttagttttagtaatattttaaatggttgtacaaaatgaaaaaacagcaggtgtattggctgcatttttagagaaatagttgtatatgtttacaaaatgtacaatttatatttaaatttcaagttataaacatttactcaacatgtctgtttttttacagtaaaaaatactactagggtTTAAAGTTCttttgtgatttcagatcagtaatactaatgcagtatgtcagtgaa contains:
- the LOC109204074 gene encoding protein asteroid homolog 1; this translates as MGVQGLATFLDNHRKVYRDVRFGRSRLVIDGCNLNYLLYFESGLDQNHGGEYAAYESLIERFITALRTCEVDPYVVLDGGSDHTDKKLETVTQRAEQRIERAHRAAKDGGKENVLPIMTKWVFRQTLTRLKVPVAQCFGEADREIAALADKWQCPVLSNDSDFYIFNLSAGLLPISYFQWQDVNGNGSKSYIPCKRYYTSSFCIYFEIQCQLLPTFAALAGNDYVKLQKFIWSQFAPVASKPQSRLEGLLCWLKDFEEPEDALKAAVELMGGKSRKNKENMKKMLQSLSVGMEEYKLPRSSLMEFFIHGVIPLFLVEEFMGRIPDWMQLRVMQAWLPGDTLDVLLLHRLSLSTPVDHKDLPSVNLTSRPLRQVMYGLVLGKETSYKVEERDREGLQLKFIRIKPTFSRVAQRLQLNSLHEAELSERLQVLLEALG